The following coding sequences are from one Streptomyces sp. NBC_01485 window:
- a CDS encoding SDR family oxidoreductase — MTTILVTGGSGTLGRLVTQRLRADGHEVRVLSRHSEPYAVDLREGGAGLDAAVAGVDTIVHCASTPRGGDEQAAANLIAAARRAGVEHLVYISIVGVDRVPFGYYKTKLAVEKLVAESGLGWTVLRATQFHDLLVQVLQGLAKVPVMVLPAGVSDQPVEVADRLAELATGAPAGRVDDMAGPEVRTFESFARAFLKASGRRCAVVNVPLWGAAYRGFRAGGHLAPERAVGKGTFEDYLAQRTRH, encoded by the coding sequence ATGACCACGATCCTGGTGACCGGCGGCAGTGGAACCCTGGGCCGGCTCGTCACCCAGCGGCTGCGGGCGGACGGGCACGAGGTGCGGGTGCTGAGCCGGCACAGCGAGCCGTACGCCGTCGACCTGCGGGAGGGCGGTGCCGGGCTGGACGCGGCCGTCGCGGGCGTGGACACGATCGTGCACTGCGCGAGCACGCCGCGCGGGGGTGACGAGCAGGCGGCCGCGAACCTGATCGCCGCGGCGCGCCGGGCCGGGGTGGAGCACCTGGTCTACATCTCGATCGTCGGGGTGGACCGGGTCCCGTTCGGCTACTACAAGACGAAGCTCGCCGTGGAGAAGCTGGTGGCGGAGTCGGGGCTGGGCTGGACCGTGCTGCGGGCGACCCAGTTCCACGACCTGCTGGTCCAGGTGCTGCAGGGGCTGGCCAAGGTGCCGGTGATGGTCCTGCCGGCCGGGGTGAGCGACCAGCCCGTGGAGGTCGCGGACCGGCTCGCGGAGCTGGCGACGGGCGCGCCGGCGGGGCGGGTCGACGACATGGCCGGGCCCGAGGTACGCACGTTCGAGTCGTTCGCCCGCGCGTTCCTGAAGGCGAGCGGCAGGCGGTGCGCGGTGGTGAACGTGCCGCTGTGGGGCGCGGCCTACCGGGGCTTCCGGGCGGGCGGTCACCTGGCGCCGGAGCGGGCGGTGGGCAAGGGAACGTTCGAGGATTACCTGGCGCAGCGCACCCGCCACTGA
- a CDS encoding nicotinamide mononucleotide transporter family protein — protein sequence MNSLNSEAFVLFDQHILWSDMIGNILGLITLALGWRRSLWTWPVQFLSGLVLFVAFFGHLTGSAGKQVVVMAVALYGWWQWNRSKGSATDGAITPRFATWRERAAMTGAAALGTVAVALLFTAYPALSWDPWPDAYIFVGSIVAMYAQARGMVEFWFAWLLVDLVGVPLNFANGYAFSGFVYVIYGALVLWGMRDWWLRSRKASQPALEGAPA from the coding sequence GTGAACTCGCTGAACTCCGAGGCCTTCGTCCTGTTCGACCAGCACATCCTCTGGTCGGACATGATCGGCAACATCCTCGGCCTGATCACCCTCGCCCTCGGCTGGCGGCGCTCCCTGTGGACCTGGCCGGTGCAGTTCCTCTCCGGACTCGTCCTCTTCGTGGCCTTCTTCGGCCACCTGACCGGCAGCGCCGGCAAGCAGGTCGTCGTCATGGCCGTCGCCCTGTACGGCTGGTGGCAGTGGAACCGCAGCAAGGGCAGCGCCACCGACGGCGCCATCACCCCGCGCTTCGCCACCTGGCGCGAGCGCGCGGCCATGACCGGCGCCGCAGCGCTCGGCACGGTCGCCGTCGCCCTGCTCTTCACGGCCTACCCGGCCCTGTCCTGGGACCCCTGGCCGGACGCCTACATCTTCGTCGGCAGCATCGTCGCCATGTACGCCCAGGCCCGCGGCATGGTCGAGTTCTGGTTCGCCTGGCTCCTGGTCGACCTCGTCGGCGTCCCCCTCAACTTCGCCAACGGCTACGCCTTCTCCGGCTTCGTCTACGTCATCTACGGCGCGCTCGTCCTGTGGGGCATGCGCGACTGGTGGCTGCGCTCCCGCAAGGCCTCGCAGCCCGCTCTGGAAGGAGCGCCGGCATGA
- a CDS encoding bifunctional 3,4-dihydroxy-2-butanone-4-phosphate synthase/GTP cyclohydrolase II has protein sequence MSTAPILYTTDGIEDFSLDPIEQAIADIAAGRPIVVVDDEDRENEGDLVVAAEKATPEIIAFMMSECRGLICAPMEGDELERLKLPQMVEDNTESMRTAFTVSVDAGPAHGVTTGISAADRAATLRLLASGAAQADDFVRPGHVFPLRAQPGGVLTRNGHTEAAVDLARLAGLRPAGAIVEIAGEDGRMLRLPELIPFARKHGLTIISIEDLIAYRRSAEPTVRREAETRLPTVHGTFTAYGYRSVVDGVEHVALVHGDLGDGDNVLVRVHSECLTGDVFASLRCDCGPQLDASLERIQSEGRGVVVYLRGHEGRGIGLLSKLRAYELQEQGHDTLDANLELGLPADARDYGAGAQILDDLGVRSVRLMTNNPEKTDALVRHGIEVTEREPMPVQAGEHNIRYLRTKRDRMGHDLPWLDPAPVSPCGNQ, from the coding sequence ATGAGTACGGCACCGATCCTCTACACCACCGACGGCATCGAGGACTTCTCGCTCGACCCGATCGAGCAGGCCATCGCGGACATCGCGGCAGGCCGCCCCATCGTGGTCGTCGACGACGAGGACCGCGAGAACGAGGGCGACCTCGTCGTCGCCGCCGAGAAGGCCACCCCCGAGATCATCGCCTTCATGATGAGCGAGTGCCGCGGCCTGATCTGCGCCCCCATGGAGGGCGACGAACTGGAGCGCCTGAAGCTCCCGCAGATGGTCGAGGACAACACCGAGTCGATGAGGACAGCGTTCACGGTCTCCGTCGACGCCGGTCCCGCCCACGGCGTCACCACCGGCATCTCCGCCGCCGACCGCGCCGCCACCCTCCGCCTGCTGGCGAGCGGCGCGGCGCAGGCGGACGACTTCGTCCGCCCGGGGCACGTCTTCCCGCTCCGCGCCCAGCCCGGCGGCGTGCTGACCCGCAACGGCCACACCGAGGCCGCCGTCGACCTCGCCCGCCTCGCGGGCCTGCGCCCGGCCGGCGCGATCGTCGAGATCGCCGGCGAGGACGGCCGGATGCTCCGGCTGCCCGAACTGATCCCGTTCGCCCGCAAGCACGGCCTGACGATCATCTCCATCGAGGACCTGATCGCCTACCGCCGCTCCGCCGAGCCCACCGTCCGGCGCGAGGCCGAGACCCGGCTGCCCACCGTCCACGGCACGTTCACCGCGTACGGCTACCGCTCCGTCGTCGACGGCGTCGAGCACGTCGCCCTCGTCCACGGCGACCTCGGCGACGGCGACAACGTCCTGGTCCGCGTGCACTCCGAGTGCCTCACCGGCGACGTCTTCGCTTCGCTGCGCTGCGACTGCGGCCCCCAGCTCGACGCGTCCCTGGAGCGCATCCAGAGCGAGGGCCGGGGCGTGGTGGTCTACCTGCGCGGCCACGAGGGCCGGGGCATCGGCCTGCTGTCCAAGCTCAGGGCGTACGAACTCCAGGAGCAGGGCCACGACACCCTCGACGCCAACCTGGAGCTCGGCCTGCCCGCCGACGCCCGCGACTACGGGGCAGGCGCGCAGATCCTCGACGACCTCGGTGTGCGCAGCGTGCGCCTGATGACCAACAACCCCGAGAAGACCGACGCGCTCGTCCGGCACGGCATCGAGGTCACCGAGCGCGAGCCGATGCCCGTGCAGGCGGGCGAGCACAACATCCGCTACCTGCGCACCAAGCGGGACCGGATGGGCCACGACCTGCCCTGGCTGGACCCGGCCCCCGTGTCCCCCTGCGGCAACCAGTAG
- the hisG gene encoding ATP phosphoribosyltransferase, with translation MLRIAVPNKGSLSGPAADMLHEAGYQQRRESKELRIVDPVNEVEFFYLRPRDIAIYVSSGKLDIGITGRDLLIDSGANAETILPLGFARSTFRFAAKPGTATGLADLAGKTVATSYEGIVDKYLAEHGIDAAVVHLDGAVETAIELGVAEVIADVVETGTSMRNAGLEVFGDPIMKSEAVVIRRTGADTDEAAEPKVQQFLRRLQGVLVARTYVMMDYDCRVEQLEKAVALTPGLESPTVSPLHNEGWVAVRAMVPAKEAQRIMDDLYDIGARAILTTAIHACRL, from the coding sequence ATGCTGCGCATCGCCGTCCCCAACAAGGGTTCCCTGTCCGGACCTGCGGCGGACATGCTGCATGAGGCCGGCTACCAGCAGCGCCGGGAGAGCAAGGAACTGCGGATCGTCGACCCGGTGAACGAGGTCGAGTTCTTCTACCTCCGCCCCCGCGACATCGCGATCTACGTGTCCTCCGGCAAGCTCGACATCGGCATCACCGGCCGCGACCTGCTCATCGACTCCGGGGCCAACGCCGAGACGATCCTGCCGCTCGGCTTCGCCCGCTCCACCTTCCGCTTCGCCGCCAAGCCCGGCACGGCCACCGGCCTCGCCGACCTGGCCGGCAAGACGGTCGCCACCTCCTACGAGGGCATCGTCGACAAGTACCTCGCCGAGCACGGCATCGACGCCGCCGTCGTCCACCTCGACGGCGCCGTCGAGACCGCGATCGAGCTGGGCGTCGCCGAGGTCATCGCCGACGTCGTCGAGACCGGCACCTCGATGCGCAACGCGGGCCTGGAGGTGTTCGGCGACCCCATCATGAAGTCCGAGGCCGTCGTCATCCGCCGCACCGGCGCGGACACCGACGAGGCCGCCGAGCCGAAGGTGCAGCAGTTCCTGCGCCGCCTCCAGGGCGTCCTGGTCGCCCGGACCTACGTGATGATGGACTACGACTGCCGCGTCGAGCAGCTCGAGAAGGCCGTCGCGCTGACCCCGGGCCTGGAGTCGCCGACCGTCTCCCCGCTGCACAACGAGGGCTGGGTCGCCGTCCGCGCCATGGTCCCCGCCAAGGAGGCCCAGCGGATCATGGACGACCTGTACGACATCGGCGCCCGCGCCATCCTGACCACGGCCATCCACGCCTGCCGCCTCTGA
- a CDS encoding PH domain-containing protein, whose translation MSDHPGSDLPTLPVTLRPGRTRAVLLTAGVAIFLVISAVAMLLEQLGPGERLSFVLTGALIFWVLARLARVRVDADDSGVTVVNIASRRRLAWAEILRVNLRPGDPWVFLDLSDGTSLPALGIQPGIDKQQAITDARTLRALAEIRSVRDPEPSTGQDQG comes from the coding sequence ATGTCCGATCATCCGGGTAGCGATCTGCCCACCCTCCCCGTCACCCTCCGGCCGGGCCGCACCCGCGCGGTGCTGCTCACGGCCGGAGTGGCGATCTTCCTCGTCATCTCCGCCGTGGCGATGCTGCTCGAACAGCTCGGCCCGGGGGAGCGGCTCAGCTTCGTCCTCACCGGCGCCCTCATCTTCTGGGTGCTCGCCCGGCTCGCCCGGGTACGGGTCGACGCCGACGACTCCGGTGTCACCGTCGTGAACATCGCGAGCCGGCGGCGCCTGGCGTGGGCGGAGATCCTCCGGGTGAACCTGCGCCCCGGCGACCCCTGGGTGTTCCTCGACCTCAGCGACGGCACCAGCCTGCCCGCGCTCGGCATCCAGCCGGGCATCGACAAGCAGCAGGCCATCACCGACGCGCGCACCCTGCGCGCCCTCGCGGAAATCCGGTCCGTCCGGGACCCCGAACCGTCCACAGGGCAAGATCAGGGCTGA
- a CDS encoding MFS transporter: MGGVGEVSDAPTEVRRARYAVAAVFTVHGAVTGSFATRVPWIQDHAGVSTGQLGFALAFTAFGAACAMPLAGSITHRFGSRAALRGLLALWTLALTLPSLAPNLLTLCLAMFAYGATSGMADVAMNALGVEVERLLGRSIMSGLHGMWSAGALLGSAGGTLAAHLGSDARVHHALAAAVLTGLGLLACRWVLDLRPAEDEEPPPRFALPPRSALLIGAVGFCAVFAEGASLDWSAVYLRDQLGSSAGVAAACTTGFMFTMAVARIAGDAVVNRFGAVRTVRAGGVLAALGGLLIVVAGHPAVAMGGFGLMGLGIAVVVPLCFAAAGHSGPNPSQAIAGVATVTYTSGLIAPSLIGGVAQATSLMVSFGVVTVLAFGLVAFAGVLRGSGGRTGAKVGAQAAAVPGPQP, translated from the coding sequence ATGGGCGGAGTGGGTGAGGTGAGCGACGCACCGACGGAGGTACGGCGCGCCCGGTACGCCGTGGCGGCCGTGTTCACCGTGCACGGCGCGGTCACCGGTTCGTTCGCCACTCGCGTGCCGTGGATCCAGGACCACGCCGGCGTGTCCACCGGCCAGCTCGGGTTCGCGCTCGCCTTCACCGCGTTCGGGGCGGCCTGCGCGATGCCGCTGGCCGGCTCGATCACCCATCGCTTCGGCAGCCGTGCGGCCCTGCGCGGACTGCTCGCGCTGTGGACGCTGGCGCTGACGCTGCCCTCCCTCGCCCCGAACCTGCTCACGCTGTGCCTGGCGATGTTCGCCTACGGCGCCACCTCGGGCATGGCCGACGTCGCGATGAACGCGCTCGGCGTCGAGGTGGAGCGGCTGCTCGGCAGGTCGATCATGTCGGGGCTGCACGGCATGTGGAGCGCGGGCGCCCTGCTCGGCTCGGCGGGCGGGACGCTCGCCGCGCACCTGGGGTCGGACGCGCGCGTGCACCACGCGCTGGCGGCGGCCGTGCTGACCGGCCTCGGCCTGCTGGCCTGCCGCTGGGTGCTGGACCTGCGGCCGGCCGAGGACGAGGAGCCGCCGCCGCGGTTCGCGCTGCCGCCCCGCTCGGCGCTGCTGATCGGCGCGGTCGGGTTCTGCGCGGTGTTCGCGGAGGGCGCCAGCCTGGACTGGTCGGCCGTCTACCTGCGCGACCAACTCGGCTCGTCGGCCGGGGTGGCGGCGGCCTGCACGACCGGCTTCATGTTCACGATGGCGGTGGCCCGGATCGCGGGCGACGCGGTGGTGAACCGGTTCGGCGCGGTGCGTACGGTCCGGGCGGGCGGGGTCCTCGCCGCGCTGGGCGGGCTGCTGATCGTCGTCGCGGGGCATCCGGCGGTGGCGATGGGCGGGTTCGGGCTGATGGGGCTGGGCATCGCGGTCGTCGTGCCGCTGTGCTTCGCGGCGGCCGGGCACAGCGGGCCGAACCCCAGCCAGGCCATCGCGGGCGTCGCGACGGTCACGTACACCTCCGGGCTGATCGCCCCGAGCCTGATCGGCGGGGTGGCGCAGGCGACCAGCCTGATGGTGTCGTTCGGTGTGGTGACGGTGCTGGCGTTCGGGCTCGTGGCGTTCGCGGGGGTGCTGCGGGGCAGCGGCGGGCGGACGGGCGCGAAGGTCGGTGCGCAGGCCGCGGCGGTCCCCGGCCCACAGCCCTGA
- the ribH gene encoding 6,7-dimethyl-8-ribityllumazine synthase produces the protein MSGKGAPELSVRNVGDFRVAVIAAQWHEKVMDGLVDGALRALHDLGIDEPTLLRVPGSWELPVVAKVLAGRGYDAIVALGVVIRGGTPHFEYVCQGVTQGLTQVSVETGVPIGMGVLTCDTEEQALDRAGIEGSNEDKGHEAVTAAVATAATLRSVSEPWR, from the coding sequence GTGAGCGGCAAGGGTGCACCGGAACTGTCCGTACGCAATGTGGGTGACTTCCGGGTCGCCGTCATCGCGGCACAGTGGCACGAGAAGGTGATGGACGGCCTGGTCGACGGCGCCCTGCGCGCCCTGCACGACCTCGGCATCGACGAGCCGACCCTGCTGCGGGTGCCCGGCAGTTGGGAGCTCCCGGTCGTCGCCAAGGTGCTGGCCGGGCGGGGCTACGACGCGATCGTCGCCCTCGGGGTCGTCATCCGCGGCGGCACCCCGCACTTCGAGTACGTGTGCCAGGGCGTCACCCAGGGCCTCACCCAGGTCTCCGTCGAGACCGGCGTCCCCATCGGCATGGGCGTCCTGACCTGCGACACCGAGGAGCAGGCCCTGGACCGGGCCGGCATCGAGGGCTCCAACGAGGACAAGGGACACGAGGCGGTGACGGCGGCCGTGGCGACCGCGGCCACCCTCCGCTCAGTATCCGAACCCTGGCGCTGA
- a CDS encoding DUF5995 family protein, with protein MPQTEQFTAPVETGVPWGVDVDTVGPSVDDVLARMHALDATLPPFDGVAVFNRVYLAVTREVDRRIETGRFPDARAAVTLDVRFAQRYLDAVDPLPSDRRPPACWRPLLQFRRHPGVRPLQFAVAGINAHIGHDLALAVVDACRSLGCEPAELEDEFERVGDLLVSLEERIREELMPGPDLLQIADPLTHLLGSWSLERARDATWTAARALWALRRLPDVAEEFTERLDTAVGFAGRMMLTPM; from the coding sequence ATGCCGCAAACGGAACAGTTCACCGCTCCCGTCGAGACAGGCGTCCCGTGGGGCGTCGACGTAGACACGGTCGGTCCGAGCGTCGACGACGTGCTCGCCCGGATGCACGCCCTCGACGCGACCCTGCCTCCCTTCGACGGGGTCGCGGTCTTCAACCGCGTCTACCTCGCGGTGACCCGGGAGGTGGACCGGCGCATCGAGACCGGCCGGTTCCCGGACGCGCGGGCCGCCGTCACGCTGGACGTGCGGTTCGCGCAGCGCTACCTGGACGCGGTGGACCCGCTGCCGAGCGACCGGCGCCCACCGGCCTGCTGGCGCCCGCTGCTGCAGTTCCGCCGCCATCCCGGCGTACGCCCCCTGCAGTTCGCCGTCGCGGGCATCAACGCGCACATCGGGCACGACCTCGCGCTCGCCGTCGTGGACGCCTGTCGTAGCCTCGGCTGCGAACCGGCCGAGCTGGAGGACGAGTTCGAGCGCGTCGGCGACCTCCTCGTCTCGCTGGAGGAACGCATCCGCGAGGAACTGATGCCGGGCCCCGACCTGTTGCAGATCGCCGACCCCCTCACCCACCTGCTCGGCTCCTGGAGCCTGGAACGCGCCCGGGACGCCACCTGGACGGCGGCCCGGGCGCTGTGGGCGCTGCGCCGACTCCCCGACGTCGCCGAGGAGTTCACCGAACGGCTCGACACGGCCGTCGGCTTCGCGGGCCGCATGATGCTCACCCCCATGTGA
- a CDS encoding phosphoribosyl-ATP diphosphatase, with protein MSNKTFEELFAELQQKAATGDPTTSRTAELVGKGVHAIGKKVVEEAAEVWMAAEYEGKEAAAEEISQLLYHVQVMMVARGISLDDVYAHL; from the coding sequence ATGTCGAACAAGACTTTCGAGGAGCTCTTCGCCGAGCTCCAGCAGAAGGCCGCCACCGGCGACCCCACCACGTCCCGCACCGCCGAACTGGTCGGGAAGGGCGTCCATGCCATCGGCAAGAAGGTCGTCGAAGAGGCCGCCGAGGTCTGGATGGCCGCCGAGTACGAGGGCAAGGAAGCAGCCGCCGAGGAGATCTCGCAGTTGCTCTACCACGTCCAGGTGATGATGGTCGCCCGCGGAATCTCGCTGGACGACGTGTACGCCCACCTGTAA
- a CDS encoding flavin monoamine oxidase family protein translates to MTSTVPNAVEHADEQQQPPITMFGPDFPYAYDDFLGHPAGLGQIPATEHGAEVAVIGGGLSGIVAAYELMKMGLRPVVYEADRIGGRLRTVGFDGCDPSLTAEMGAMRFPPSSTALQHYIDLVGLRTRPFPNPLADVTPSTVVDLKGESHYATTVDDLPQVYRDVMHAWNACLEEGADFSDMNRAMRERDVPRIREIWAKLVEKLDNQTFYGFLCDSAAFKSFRHREIFGQVGFGTGGWDTDFPNSILEILRVVYSEADDHHRGIVGGSQQLPLRLWEREPEKIVHWPYGTSLASLHEGGEPRPAVIRLHRTAGNRITVTDANGDIRTYRAAVFTAQSWMLLSKIDCDDSLFPIDHWTAIERTHYMESSKLFVPVDRPFWLDKDEETGRDVMSMTLTDRMTRGTYLLDDGPDRPAVICLSYTWCDDSLKWLPLSANERMEVMLKSLGEIYPKVDIRKHVIGSPVTVSWENEPYFMGAFKANLPGHYRYQRRLFTHFMQDRLPEDKRGVFLAGDDISWTAGWAEGAVQTALNAVWGVMHHFGGTTDATNPGPGDVYDEIAPVALPED, encoded by the coding sequence ATGACGTCCACCGTGCCCAACGCCGTCGAGCACGCAGACGAGCAGCAGCAGCCGCCGATCACCATGTTCGGCCCGGACTTCCCGTACGCGTACGACGACTTCCTCGGCCACCCGGCGGGGCTCGGCCAGATCCCCGCGACCGAGCACGGCGCCGAGGTCGCGGTGATCGGCGGCGGCCTGTCCGGCATCGTGGCCGCCTACGAGCTGATGAAGATGGGCCTCAGGCCGGTCGTCTACGAGGCCGACCGGATCGGCGGGCGCCTGCGGACCGTGGGCTTCGACGGCTGCGACCCCTCCCTCACCGCCGAGATGGGCGCGATGCGCTTCCCACCGTCCTCCACCGCCCTCCAGCACTACATCGACCTGGTGGGCCTTCGGACCCGGCCGTTCCCCAACCCCCTTGCCGACGTGACCCCTTCGACCGTCGTCGACCTCAAGGGCGAGTCGCACTACGCGACCACCGTCGACGACCTGCCGCAGGTCTACCGCGACGTGATGCACGCCTGGAACGCCTGTCTCGAAGAGGGCGCCGACTTCTCCGACATGAACCGCGCGATGCGCGAGCGGGACGTGCCGCGCATCCGCGAGATCTGGGCGAAGCTCGTCGAGAAGCTCGACAACCAGACCTTCTACGGCTTCCTCTGCGACTCCGCGGCGTTCAAGTCCTTCCGGCACCGCGAGATCTTCGGCCAGGTCGGCTTCGGCACCGGCGGCTGGGACACCGACTTCCCGAACTCCATCCTGGAGATCCTGCGCGTCGTCTACAGCGAGGCCGACGACCACCACCGCGGCATCGTCGGCGGCTCCCAGCAACTCCCGCTGCGGCTGTGGGAACGCGAGCCCGAGAAGATCGTCCACTGGCCGTACGGCACCTCGCTCGCGAGCCTGCACGAGGGCGGCGAGCCCCGCCCGGCCGTGATCCGGCTGCACCGCACGGCGGGCAACCGGATCACCGTGACGGACGCGAACGGCGACATACGCACCTACCGGGCGGCGGTCTTCACCGCCCAGTCCTGGATGCTGCTGTCGAAGATCGACTGCGACGACTCGCTCTTCCCGATCGACCACTGGACCGCCATCGAGCGCACCCACTACATGGAGTCCAGCAAGCTCTTCGTGCCCGTCGACCGGCCGTTCTGGCTGGACAAGGATGAGGAGACCGGGCGTGACGTCATGTCGATGACGCTCACCGACCGCATGACGCGCGGGACTTACCTCCTCGACGACGGCCCGGACCGGCCCGCCGTCATCTGCCTCTCCTACACGTGGTGCGACGACAGCCTGAAGTGGCTGCCGCTGTCCGCGAACGAGCGGATGGAGGTCATGCTGAAGTCGCTCGGCGAGATCTACCCGAAGGTCGACATCAGGAAGCACGTCATCGGCAGCCCGGTGACCGTTTCCTGGGAGAACGAGCCTTATTTCATGGGCGCGTTCAAGGCCAACCTGCCCGGCCACTACCGCTACCAGCGGCGCCTGTTCACCCACTTCATGCAGGACCGGCTGCCCGAGGACAAGCGGGGCGTGTTCCTCGCCGGCGACGACATCTCCTGGACGGCCGGCTGGGCCGAGGGCGCCGTCCAGACCGCGCTGAACGCGGTCTGGGGCGTCATGCACCACTTCGGCGGGACCACCGACGCGACCAACCCGGGCCCGGGTGACGTGTACGACGAGATCGCGCCCGTGGCACTCCCGGAGGACTGA
- a CDS encoding riboflavin synthase — MFTGIVEELGEVTAVENLGDASRFRLRGPVVTDGAKHGDSIAVNGVCLTVVEHEGDEFTADVMAETLNRSSLGALGVGSRVNLERPTAVGARLGGHIVQGHVDGTGAVLARTPSENWEIIKISLPAGLARYVVEKGSITVDGISLTVVDAGLDHFTVSLIPTTLALTTLGLKQPGDPVNLEVDIVAKYVERLLTTTQGAAR, encoded by the coding sequence GTGTTCACCGGAATCGTCGAAGAACTGGGTGAGGTCACCGCCGTCGAGAACCTCGGCGACGCCTCCCGTTTCCGGCTGCGCGGCCCCGTCGTCACCGACGGCGCGAAGCACGGCGACTCCATCGCCGTGAACGGGGTCTGTCTCACCGTCGTCGAACACGAGGGCGACGAGTTCACCGCCGACGTCATGGCGGAGACCCTGAACCGCTCCAGCCTCGGCGCCCTCGGCGTCGGCTCCCGCGTCAACCTCGAACGCCCCACCGCCGTCGGCGCCCGCCTCGGCGGGCACATCGTGCAGGGCCATGTCGACGGCACCGGCGCGGTGTTGGCGCGCACGCCCTCCGAGAACTGGGAGATCATCAAGATCTCCCTCCCCGCCGGCCTCGCCCGGTACGTCGTGGAGAAGGGCTCCATCACCGTCGACGGCATCAGCCTCACGGTCGTGGACGCCGGCCTCGACCACTTCACCGTCAGCCTCATCCCCACCACCCTCGCCCTGACCACGCTCGGCCTCAAGCAGCCCGGCGACCCGGTCAACCTCGAGGTGGACATCGTCGCCAAGTACGTCGAGCGCCTGCTGACCACCACTCAGGGAGCGGCGCGGTGA
- a CDS encoding ROK family transcriptional regulator: MPASPSTARAINDRLALRLLQHEGPLTAGQLKQLTGLSRPTVADLVERLTVAGLIEVAGEAGEQRRGPNAKLYGIVADRAHLAALDVRTEGVAVLVSDLVGRVLAEAAVPIGGDTGTGTAVEQAVTLVERTAKEAGADRLHTLGIGAPGLIDPASGELRDSSGLPAWHRRLVAALQERFPQARAHVENETNLAALAEQREGAARDRDTFVLLWLGHGTGAAVVLDGALRRGASGGTGEIGFLPVPGTGGLPSATDCEGGFHSLAGSAAIAALAGEHGLTAVGARPTEPVAAALVREAVRPAAGGGADRFLDALADRLALGAASVVAVLDPGCVVLGGEVGQAGGDALAGRVAERLRRMAPLPTEVRPSALGGAAVLRGALLTARESAQEELFGTR, translated from the coding sequence ATGCCCGCATCCCCGAGCACCGCCCGGGCCATCAACGACCGCCTCGCCCTGCGCCTGCTGCAACACGAAGGCCCGTTGACGGCAGGGCAGTTGAAGCAGCTCACCGGCCTGTCCCGACCCACGGTCGCCGACCTCGTCGAACGCCTCACCGTCGCCGGCCTGATCGAGGTCGCCGGCGAGGCGGGCGAGCAGCGCCGCGGGCCGAACGCGAAGCTCTACGGGATCGTCGCCGACCGCGCCCACCTGGCCGCGCTGGACGTGCGCACGGAGGGCGTCGCCGTGCTCGTCTCCGACCTGGTCGGCCGGGTGCTCGCCGAGGCGGCCGTGCCGATCGGCGGCGACACGGGCACCGGGACGGCCGTGGAGCAGGCGGTCACGCTGGTCGAGCGGACGGCGAAGGAGGCCGGGGCCGACCGGCTGCACACCCTCGGCATCGGCGCGCCCGGCCTGATCGACCCGGCCAGCGGCGAACTGCGCGACTCCAGCGGCCTGCCCGCGTGGCACCGCCGCCTGGTGGCCGCCCTCCAGGAACGGTTCCCGCAGGCCCGCGCGCACGTCGAGAACGAGACCAACCTCGCCGCCCTGGCCGAACAGCGCGAGGGCGCGGCCCGGGATCGCGACACCTTCGTCCTGCTGTGGCTGGGCCACGGCACCGGCGCGGCCGTCGTCCTGGACGGAGCCCTGCGCCGCGGGGCCTCCGGCGGCACCGGCGAGATCGGCTTCCTGCCGGTCCCCGGCACCGGCGGCCTGCCTTCGGCGACGGACTGCGAGGGCGGCTTCCACTCGCTGGCCGGCTCGGCGGCGATCGCCGCCCTGGCGGGGGAGCACGGCCTGACGGCGGTCGGCGCGCGCCCCACCGAGCCGGTGGCGGCGGCGCTCGTGCGGGAAGCGGTGCGGCCGGCCGCCGGGGGCGGCGCCGACCGCTTCCTCGACGCCCTCGCCGACCGGCTCGCCCTGGGCGCCGCCTCCGTCGTCGCCGTCCTCGACCCCGGCTGCGTGGTCCTCGGCGGCGAGGTCGGACAGGCCGGCGGGGACGCGCTCGCCGGCCGGGTGGCCGAGCGGCTGCGCCGCATGGCGCCCCTGCCCACGGAGGTCCGCCCCAGTGCCCTGGGCGGTGCCGCGGTGCTGCGCGGGGCGCTGCTGACGGCCCGCGAGTCCGCCCAGGAGGAGCTGTTCGGGACGCGCTAG